One Planctomycetaceae bacterium DNA window includes the following coding sequences:
- a CDS encoding DegT/DnrJ/EryC1/StrS family aminotransferase, with protein MKQRVEQLAIFGGRPLFETGRHVGQPNLPDTSHLLRRIQSVMDSGWLTNNGPQVRAFESRVCDMLKVRHCIAVCNGTTAIQIMARACNLTGEVIVPSMTFIATPHALEWIGLKPIFADVDPVTHTLDPDSVVAAITARTTAILGVHVWGNPCHTDRLQAIADTHRLRLLFDSSHAFGCRINGRSLGTFGDAEAFSFHATKIAHTLEGGVITTNSDELADRCRRLRNFGITGLTEIDDAGINGKLSEVAAAVGLTILDVFPSLVCQNAANAETYRTALRDCRGIRLAASTADDGGNSQYAVATVDESEFGLSRNELVAILRAEGAFARSYFSPGCHRAAPYRDDMSHCPVPLPVTELLLQSVLQFPTGRAVDQQDIWKIAHVVRFTERNSAEIRTRLTASGALQYSHADDPAHQAPQRREAA; from the coding sequence ATGAAGCAGCGAGTTGAACAACTGGCAATCTTCGGCGGCAGACCACTGTTCGAAACCGGCCGTCACGTCGGACAGCCGAACCTGCCGGACACGTCCCATTTGCTGCGCAGGATCCAGTCGGTCATGGACAGCGGCTGGCTGACGAACAACGGACCACAGGTGCGAGCATTCGAATCACGCGTGTGCGACATGCTGAAAGTGCGCCACTGCATCGCGGTCTGCAATGGAACGACGGCCATTCAGATCATGGCACGCGCCTGTAACCTGACGGGGGAAGTGATCGTTCCGTCGATGACATTTATCGCCACGCCGCATGCCCTGGAATGGATCGGCCTGAAGCCGATATTCGCCGACGTTGATCCCGTCACACACACACTCGATCCGGACTCCGTCGTGGCGGCGATCACGGCTCGCACAACTGCGATTCTGGGTGTCCACGTGTGGGGCAACCCGTGTCACACGGACCGGCTGCAGGCCATCGCGGACACTCATCGCCTGCGACTGCTGTTTGATTCCAGCCACGCCTTCGGATGCCGGATCAACGGCCGCAGTCTCGGAACCTTCGGCGACGCGGAAGCGTTCAGTTTCCATGCCACCAAGATTGCTCATACCCTGGAAGGCGGCGTGATCACGACAAACAGCGATGAACTCGCGGACCGCTGCCGTCGGCTGAGAAACTTTGGTATCACCGGTCTGACGGAAATCGATGACGCAGGCATCAACGGCAAACTGTCGGAAGTTGCCGCAGCCGTCGGCCTGACGATTCTGGATGTGTTCCCGTCGCTTGTTTGTCAGAACGCAGCCAATGCCGAAACCTACCGAACCGCACTTCGCGATTGTCGAGGCATCCGACTTGCCGCCAGCACCGCCGATGACGGCGGCAATTCGCAATACGCCGTCGCAACCGTGGACGAATCAGAATTCGGGCTGAGTCGCAACGAGCTCGTGGCCATCCTGCGCGCCGAAGGCGCGTTCGCGCGAAGCTATTTTTCGCCGGGCTGTCATCGGGCAGCACCGTATCGCGACGACATGAGTCACTGTCCGGTTCCGCTGCCGGTAACGGAACTCCTGCTGCAAAGCGTGCTGCAGTTTCCCACCGGTCGCGCCGTCGATCAGCAGGACATCTGGAAGATCGCTCACGTCGTGCGATTCACCGAGCGCAATTCCGCGGAGATTCGAACACGACTGACGGCGTCCGGCGCGCTGCAGTATTCACATGCCGACGATCCGGCACACCAGGCGCCGCAGAGGCGCGAGGCTGCGTAG
- a CDS encoding sulfotransferase yields the protein MAYIFIGGSQRTGTSIMQQLLCQLPSTNPYVYEASYLRQLLECYCQARDNFSGNHASYFGDLQGLRSFNQGVVHAFLSYAQSRLGNCEHLLLKEPHLTLFWPDLFELVPEAIFIIMIRDPRDAIASMVEVGRKQRLWDKTTRL from the coding sequence ATGGCTTACATCTTTATCGGCGGAAGTCAGCGCACGGGAACGTCGATCATGCAGCAGTTGCTGTGTCAGTTACCTTCGACAAATCCGTACGTTTATGAAGCCAGCTACCTGCGACAACTGCTGGAATGCTACTGCCAGGCTCGCGACAACTTCAGCGGCAATCACGCGAGTTACTTTGGTGACCTGCAGGGCCTGCGCTCCTTCAATCAGGGCGTCGTGCATGCCTTTTTGTCGTACGCTCAGTCCCGACTCGGCAACTGCGAACATCTTCTGCTGAAGGAGCCGCATCTGACACTGTTCTGGCCGGATCTGTTCGAACTCGTTCCGGAAGCCATCTTCATCATCATGATTCGTGATCCGCGAGACGCCATCGCGTCCATGGTGGAAGTCGGCCGGAAGCAAAGGCTCTGGGACAAAACTACGCGTTTGTGA
- a CDS encoding sulfotransferase domain-containing protein, with translation MKRDIPMLCEHFLSFYAPSFNQTSEEFRRRLAVVHYEKLVSDPKQMLAEVAGFTGIPFDEIDPADPLDTGHVKLKDTSSIPMYSPWVTDVTGRNLSASRVGNFRKVLTPTEIATVEDRCGQFFEWFDYSRNAA, from the coding sequence GTGAAACGCGACATTCCGATGCTGTGCGAACACTTTCTGTCGTTCTATGCACCATCGTTTAATCAGACATCGGAAGAATTTCGCCGTCGCCTGGCGGTTGTGCATTATGAAAAACTGGTGTCCGACCCGAAGCAGATGCTGGCCGAAGTGGCTGGGTTCACGGGCATTCCGTTCGACGAAATCGATCCCGCCGATCCGCTGGACACCGGACATGTGAAGCTGAAGGACACCTCGTCAATCCCGATGTACTCACCGTGGGTCACCGACGTGACGGGCCGGAATCTTTCCGCCAGCCGTGTCGGCAACTTCCGAAAAGTGCTCACACCGACGGAAATTGCCACGGTGGAAGACCGCTGCGGTCAGTTCTTCGAATGGTTCGACTACTCTCGAAACGCCGCGTGA
- a CDS encoding TylF/MycF/NovP-related O-methyltransferase, with translation MDPSVMAKAVVDGRTHLCDELLSSPIPRHELIRNLGLYMLPMEMKRQMFFADLYQQIVDVPGIIVEFGTRWGQNLATLQSLRAILEPYHHRRTIVGFDTFEGFPAVTDKDGRADAATAGAYSVTQNYELHLEHILSLREQQSPMSDVRKFRVIKGDAPEKFAEYLAEHPETIVALAYFDMDLYQPTADCLKLLRGRVTQGSIIGFDELNHAVFPGETLAVRELLGLENIRLRRSRFSADESYFIV, from the coding sequence GTGGACCCGTCCGTTATGGCCAAAGCAGTCGTGGACGGAAGGACGCACCTGTGCGATGAACTGCTGAGTTCGCCGATTCCGCGGCACGAACTGATCCGCAATCTGGGTCTTTACATGCTGCCCATGGAAATGAAGCGGCAGATGTTTTTCGCAGATCTGTATCAGCAGATCGTCGACGTTCCCGGAATCATTGTCGAATTCGGAACGCGCTGGGGCCAGAACCTGGCAACACTGCAGTCGCTGCGAGCGATCCTGGAACCGTATCATCACCGCCGCACGATCGTGGGCTTTGATACATTCGAAGGTTTCCCCGCCGTCACCGACAAAGACGGCCGCGCTGACGCGGCAACTGCCGGAGCGTACTCGGTGACGCAGAACTACGAGCTTCACCTGGAACACATTCTGTCGCTGCGGGAACAACAGTCTCCCATGAGCGACGTGCGAAAGTTCCGTGTCATCAAAGGTGACGCTCCCGAGAAGTTTGCCGAATATCTCGCAGAACATCCGGAAACGATCGTGGCCCTGGCCTACTTCGACATGGATCTTTACCAGCCGACAGCGGATTGCCTGAAGCTGCTGCGCGGCCGGGTGACTCAGGGTTCGATTATTGGCTTCGACGAACTCAACCACGCCGTCTTTCCCGGCGAAACGCTGGCCGTGCGAGAACTCCTCGGACTCGAAAACATCCGGCTGCGTCGAAGCCGATTCAGCGCGGACGAGTCGTACTTTATCGTCTGA
- a CDS encoding class I SAM-dependent methyltransferase, with protein sequence MTHAVPLPRYHEITACTESYFDRLGDSPLGMGWPNERDALTRYQVMLDVIREPADQRTTLLDFGCGTGHLYEYILAQRLTHIDYRGVDLSERFIAECQRKHPDAGFQQLDALTDPGLLPDFDYAVINGVFTSKCSMSHDEMFCFVQRVIRLLYSRSRRGIAFNAISKQVDWERNDLFHLPLDDMAWFLCHNLSRNFVVRNDYGLYEFTTYVYRDAHQNIGE encoded by the coding sequence ATGACACATGCCGTTCCGCTGCCTCGGTATCACGAAATCACGGCCTGCACGGAATCCTACTTCGACCGGCTGGGAGACTCACCGCTGGGAATGGGCTGGCCGAATGAACGCGACGCGCTGACCCGCTATCAGGTCATGCTGGATGTGATTCGCGAACCGGCCGACCAGCGCACGACGCTGCTGGATTTCGGCTGCGGCACCGGTCACCTGTATGAGTACATTCTCGCGCAGCGACTGACTCACATCGACTACCGCGGCGTCGATCTTTCCGAACGCTTCATCGCGGAATGTCAGCGCAAACATCCGGATGCCGGTTTTCAGCAGCTTGACGCACTGACCGATCCCGGCCTGTTGCCCGACTTCGACTACGCTGTCATTAACGGCGTGTTTACATCGAAGTGTTCGATGAGCCACGACGAGATGTTCTGTTTCGTTCAGCGAGTGATCCGGCTGCTGTATTCCCGCAGTCGCCGAGGCATAGCGTTCAACGCGATCAGCAAACAGGTCGACTGGGAACGGAACGATCTGTTTCACCTGCCGCTGGATGACATGGCCTGGTTTCTTTGTCACAACCTGAGCCGCAATTTCGTCGTTCGCAATGACTACGGTCTGTATGAGTTCACGACCTACGTTTACAGGGACGCTCATCAGAACATCGGCGAGTAA
- a CDS encoding DUF1549 and DUF1553 domain-containing protein — MNTRSSIRPSLLCLSALLTAGSAYAADVSLTVSPTEIHLVGPRAVQQLAVTTDAEESTVRDVTSSAQISSSDESVAVVKDGVVVPVGNGTATIQAVSDDARAAVQVTVTQFEQPSPVAFHTEVLAALTKAGCNMGACHGSPSGKGGFRLSLRGYDPKLDLLTLRGEFFNRRSNLLAPDESLLLQKPLMQMAHGGGRRLTAGDPIHNALRGWIADGMKTEPEGTATLERIEVYPALRVLRDGADRQQLVVTGHFSDGSARDVTALTAFDSSDEEIASVSSSAVVRREGRGEATVLARYLDRMATSRITFLTERPTFQWSDPPIANEIDRLVFDKLSQLQIQPSDLCSDTDFLRRATLDLTGRLPSLNETRTFLADPSDTRRANLVDHLLASDDYAEFWSMKWGDVLRCNSRRMTASGVHKFRRWLFDVVRDDKPLNQFAHELLTATGSTRQNPAANYWRASRDEIDATETTAQLFLGIRIQCAKCHNHPFEKWTQDDYYGIAAAFKRVGRKGGKLPDDELIYFTTSGDVTQPRTGQTMQTRLLLQGDVAVPDDKDRREVFADWLTTADNPFFAKAIANRIWGHIMGRGIVEPVDDFRDSNPPSNRELLEFLADELSRNNFSARHLVRTIMTSRTYQLSSQRNEFNADDEIYFSHTNTRMLTAEQLLDSICQVTGVKESFGGMPQGTRAVALVDPPDGHKFLQVFGQPQRELPCECERSTDSNLSQALQLINGPTVHDKLRAENGNVHQWITSGKTDEDIIRQLYLIALSREPEPAELQTSLRHITNSEDRTTAVEDVAWAVINSKEFLFQH; from the coding sequence ATGAATACCCGAAGCTCCATCCGCCCCTCACTGCTTTGTTTGTCCGCCCTGCTGACCGCCGGCAGCGCGTATGCGGCAGACGTCTCTCTGACGGTCAGCCCGACGGAAATCCATCTGGTTGGACCACGAGCCGTGCAGCAGCTCGCGGTGACGACCGACGCGGAAGAGTCGACCGTGCGTGATGTCACTTCCTCCGCGCAAATTTCATCGTCGGACGAAAGTGTCGCCGTCGTAAAGGACGGAGTCGTCGTCCCGGTCGGAAACGGTACGGCAACGATTCAGGCCGTCAGCGATGATGCCCGCGCTGCCGTTCAGGTTACGGTGACGCAGTTCGAACAGCCTTCCCCCGTCGCCTTTCACACGGAAGTTCTGGCGGCACTGACCAAAGCCGGCTGCAACATGGGAGCCTGCCACGGCTCACCGTCGGGGAAGGGCGGTTTTCGGCTTTCTCTGCGAGGCTACGATCCGAAACTGGACCTGCTGACTCTGCGCGGCGAATTCTTCAACCGGCGTTCCAACCTGCTTGCGCCGGATGAAAGCCTGTTGCTGCAGAAACCTCTGATGCAAATGGCTCACGGCGGCGGACGACGGCTCACCGCAGGAGACCCGATTCACAATGCGCTGCGCGGCTGGATTGCTGACGGCATGAAAACAGAACCGGAAGGAACCGCCACGCTGGAACGCATCGAAGTCTATCCGGCGCTGCGAGTCCTGCGGGACGGTGCCGATCGCCAGCAACTGGTGGTCACCGGCCACTTCAGCGACGGCTCCGCGCGTGACGTGACCGCTCTGACCGCATTTGATTCCTCCGACGAAGAAATCGCCAGCGTATCGTCGTCGGCCGTCGTTCGCCGCGAAGGTCGGGGCGAAGCGACGGTGCTGGCTCGCTACCTGGACCGCATGGCCACCTCGCGAATTACGTTCCTGACCGAACGACCGACATTCCAGTGGTCCGATCCGCCGATCGCCAATGAAATCGACCGGCTGGTGTTCGACAAGCTCAGCCAGCTTCAGATTCAGCCATCGGACCTGTGCAGCGATACCGACTTCCTGCGGCGAGCGACTCTGGATCTGACGGGACGGCTGCCCTCCCTGAACGAAACCCGGACCTTCCTCGCGGATCCGTCAGACACCAGGCGGGCGAACCTTGTCGATCACCTGCTGGCCAGCGATGACTATGCGGAATTCTGGTCGATGAAGTGGGGCGATGTACTGCGATGCAACAGCCGTCGCATGACAGCATCGGGAGTCCACAAGTTTCGCCGCTGGCTGTTTGACGTTGTCCGCGACGACAAACCGCTTAACCAATTTGCCCACGAACTGCTCACCGCAACCGGCAGCACCCGGCAGAACCCCGCGGCAAACTACTGGCGAGCCAGCCGTGACGAAATCGACGCGACGGAAACGACCGCTCAGTTGTTCCTGGGCATTCGGATTCAATGCGCCAAGTGCCACAACCATCCGTTCGAAAAATGGACACAGGACGACTACTACGGCATCGCCGCAGCGTTCAAGCGAGTCGGCCGCAAAGGCGGAAAACTGCCGGATGATGAACTGATCTACTTCACGACCAGCGGTGACGTCACTCAGCCGCGGACCGGACAGACAATGCAGACGCGACTGCTGCTGCAGGGAGACGTAGCCGTTCCGGATGACAAGGATCGTCGCGAAGTCTTCGCCGACTGGCTGACGACGGCCGACAATCCGTTCTTTGCGAAAGCCATCGCCAATCGCATCTGGGGTCACATCATGGGTCGCGGGATCGTGGAGCCGGTCGATGACTTTCGCGACTCCAACCCGCCGTCCAATCGCGAATTGCTGGAATTCCTGGCCGATGAACTCAGCCGAAATAACTTCTCCGCCCGGCACCTCGTTCGCACCATCATGACCAGCCGGACTTATCAGCTCAGTTCACAGAGAAACGAATTCAACGCAGATGACGAAATCTACTTTTCGCACACCAATACCCGCATGCTGACCGCCGAACAGTTGCTCGACAGCATCTGCCAGGTGACCGGTGTGAAGGAATCGTTCGGCGGCATGCCGCAGGGAACTCGCGCCGTCGCTCTGGTCGATCCGCCGGACGGCCACAAGTTCCTGCAGGTGTTCGGCCAGCCGCAGCGGGAACTTCCCTGCGAGTGCGAACGCAGCACCGACAGCAACCTTTCACAGGCCCTGCAACTGATCAACGGCCCGACTGTCCACGACAAACTGCGAGCCGAAAACGGCAACGTTCATCAATGGATCACATCCGGCAAAACCGACGAAGACATCATCCGACAGCTCTATCTGATCGCACTCAGCCGGGAGCCGGAACCTGCGGAACTGCAGACATCGCTGCGTCACATCACCAACAGCGAGGACCGCACAACCGCCGTGGAAGACGTCGCCTGGGCCGTCATCAACAGCAAAGAATTCCTGTTCCAGCACTGA
- a CDS encoding VCBS repeat-containing protein has translation MKLICRVFCLLVSIAVVTESCCGQTAANSELLPLTYNDPELIVDLGVGLWAWPMPMDYDNDGDLDLVVSCPDKPFNGTYFFENSTGRVKLPVFEPPVRIGPGHHNIRASFVDGRVDVMTPATVFQDFPHHRFEDPLEMKLPAKIVNASKIRANQWHRTDWDADGDHDLLIGVGIWDDYGWDDAWDSSGTWKNGPLHGFVFLVTNTGTDAAPVWSEPAKVEAGGKPIDVYGWPSPCLADFDGDGDRDLICGEFLDRFTWFENTATDNAPEFAAGTRVKSTDGSDLRMDLQMIVPTPIDWDSDGDNDLIVGDEDGRVAFVENVTPSGAEPVFEGPVYFQQKADRLKFGALATPFAVDWDGDGDTDILCGNTAGYIGYFQNLGGSPVRWAAPRLLAADGATIRIQAGPNGSIQGPCEAKWGYTTITAADWDMDGRTDIVANSIWGKVVWYRNTGQDAEGLPTLAAAQPVTVEWQVDPPKPEWTWWDPADGELVTQWRTTPIAVDWNRDGATDLVMLDQQGFLSFFERRRDDKDLYQLLPPRRIFVDKTGQPLQLNANRAGGSGRRKLHVVDWDGDGDFDLLANSENADLYENLGTDDSGRVTLHNTGTVDVRKLAGHTSSPATIDLNGNGIPDLLVGAEDGFLYHQSR, from the coding sequence ATGAAACTCATCTGCCGAGTTTTCTGTCTGCTGGTTTCGATTGCAGTGGTGACCGAATCCTGCTGCGGCCAGACGGCGGCAAACAGCGAGTTGCTGCCGCTGACATACAATGATCCGGAGCTGATTGTCGATCTTGGCGTCGGTCTGTGGGCGTGGCCGATGCCGATGGACTATGACAACGACGGCGATCTGGACCTGGTGGTGTCGTGTCCCGACAAGCCGTTCAACGGAACGTACTTCTTCGAAAACTCCACTGGCCGCGTGAAGCTGCCGGTGTTCGAACCGCCGGTGCGGATTGGTCCGGGGCATCACAACATTCGCGCTTCCTTCGTCGACGGGCGAGTGGACGTGATGACTCCGGCAACGGTGTTTCAGGATTTTCCGCATCATCGCTTCGAAGACCCGCTGGAAATGAAGCTGCCGGCGAAGATCGTCAATGCCAGTAAGATCCGTGCGAATCAGTGGCACCGAACCGACTGGGACGCAGACGGCGATCATGATCTGCTGATCGGTGTCGGCATCTGGGACGACTACGGCTGGGACGACGCCTGGGACAGCTCGGGCACGTGGAAGAACGGTCCGCTGCACGGATTCGTGTTCCTTGTCACCAACACCGGCACGGATGCGGCACCTGTCTGGAGCGAGCCCGCGAAGGTCGAAGCGGGCGGGAAGCCGATTGACGTTTACGGCTGGCCGAGTCCCTGTCTGGCGGACTTCGACGGCGATGGTGATCGCGACCTGATCTGCGGCGAGTTTCTTGACCGGTTTACATGGTTCGAAAACACGGCGACCGATAATGCACCCGAATTCGCCGCCGGAACGCGCGTCAAGTCAACAGACGGAAGTGACCTGCGGATGGACCTGCAGATGATTGTCCCGACACCGATTGACTGGGACAGCGATGGTGATAACGATTTGATTGTCGGTGACGAAGACGGCCGCGTCGCATTCGTCGAAAACGTGACTCCGTCTGGAGCTGAACCGGTCTTCGAAGGGCCAGTTTACTTTCAGCAGAAGGCCGATCGACTGAAGTTCGGCGCGCTGGCGACTCCGTTTGCTGTCGACTGGGACGGCGATGGTGACACAGACATCCTTTGCGGTAACACGGCCGGATACATCGGCTACTTTCAGAATCTCGGCGGCAGCCCCGTTCGCTGGGCCGCGCCCCGGTTGCTGGCAGCCGACGGCGCGACGATCCGTATTCAGGCCGGACCGAATGGTTCGATCCAGGGACCCTGCGAGGCCAAATGGGGTTACACAACGATCACGGCCGCCGACTGGGACATGGACGGACGGACCGACATCGTTGCCAATTCCATCTGGGGCAAAGTCGTCTGGTACCGCAACACGGGGCAGGATGCCGAAGGCCTGCCGACGCTGGCGGCCGCGCAGCCCGTTACCGTTGAATGGCAGGTTGATCCGCCGAAGCCGGAATGGACTTGGTGGGATCCCGCCGACGGAGAACTGGTGACTCAGTGGCGGACGACACCGATTGCAGTGGACTGGAACAGAGACGGAGCCACCGACCTGGTGATGCTCGACCAGCAGGGCTTCCTGAGTTTCTTTGAACGTCGACGCGACGACAAAGACCTATACCAACTGCTGCCGCCGCGGCGAATCTTCGTCGACAAGACCGGCCAGCCCCTGCAACTCAACGCCAACCGCGCGGGCGGCAGCGGTCGACGAAAACTGCACGTTGTGGACTGGGACGGCGACGGTGACTTCGATCTGCTCGCCAACAGCGAAAACGCGGATCTGTATGAAAACCTGGGTACCGACGACAGTGGCCGCGTCACGCTGCATAACACGGGCACCGTCGACGTTCGGAAACTTGCCGGACACACCAGCAGCCCGGCTACGATTGACCTGAACGGCAACGGCATTCCGGACCTGCTGGTCGGCGCGGAAGATGGGTTCCTGTATCACCAGAGCCGCTAG
- a CDS encoding DUF1572 family protein — MREVIPSLLWIGNAADVRSKADTLRHEIAATIDLAIDETPATWPHDIIHCRLPLIDGTGNSPALLRAAVEITANFVSAGVRTLVTCGGGMSRSVAVSAAVVARLESTRLNDALQKVAATGAHDVAPGLWADMTAVFEQSPPDTERSFLLATVDTFKANRRLAERAVEQTSDQHLHIAVDDNTNSIAVIMKHVAGNLISRWTDFLTSDGEKPDRNRDDEFVDSFRDRAELLSYWNRGWTVLLDSLNGLTPEDLHKTVVIRGEPHSVSLAIQRSLGHTCYHAGQIVQLARVHAGDNWNVLTIARGQSEQFNRDHWGPTGRS; from the coding sequence ATGAGAGAAGTCATCCCCAGTTTGCTGTGGATCGGTAATGCGGCTGACGTGCGAAGCAAGGCGGACACGCTGCGGCACGAAATCGCCGCCACCATTGATCTGGCGATCGACGAAACTCCGGCGACGTGGCCGCACGACATCATTCACTGCCGCCTGCCGCTGATCGACGGCACCGGAAATTCGCCTGCTCTGCTGCGGGCAGCCGTCGAGATCACAGCCAACTTTGTATCGGCCGGCGTCCGGACACTGGTGACCTGCGGTGGCGGCATGAGTCGATCTGTCGCGGTTTCCGCTGCCGTGGTTGCTCGCCTGGAATCCACACGACTGAACGACGCTTTGCAGAAGGTAGCCGCGACCGGTGCTCACGACGTCGCTCCGGGACTTTGGGCCGACATGACCGCTGTGTTCGAACAATCACCACCGGACACTGAGCGGTCGTTCCTTCTCGCAACCGTCGACACATTCAAAGCCAACAGGCGTCTTGCGGAACGAGCCGTGGAACAGACCTCCGATCAGCATCTGCACATCGCTGTCGACGACAACACGAATTCGATTGCCGTCATCATGAAGCACGTTGCCGGAAATCTGATTTCCCGATGGACCGACTTCCTGACCAGCGACGGTGAAAAGCCTGACCGCAATCGTGACGACGAATTTGTCGATTCCTTTCGCGACCGCGCGGAGCTGTTGTCTTACTGGAATCGCGGCTGGACCGTCCTGCTGGATTCACTGAACGGTTTGACGCCGGAAGATCTGCACAAGACCGTCGTGATTCGCGGCGAACCGCATTCCGTTTCTCTGGCAATACAGCGGTCGCTCGGACACACCTGCTACCACGCCGGCCAGATTGTCCAATTGGCGCGAGTTCACGCCGGAGATAACTGGAACGTGCTCACGATTGCCCGCGGGCAGTCGGAACAATTCAATCGCGATCATTGGGGACCGACAGGCCGCTCGTAG